From the genome of Strigops habroptila isolate Jane chromosome 17, bStrHab1.2.pri, whole genome shotgun sequence, one region includes:
- the PHLDB1 gene encoding pleckstrin homology-like domain family B member 1 isoform X12, which yields MVTWMCCFFWQQPVSESARHLRAGTMEASSRTPASPTCRVQTIIQNSPLDLIDTGKGLKVQTEKPHLVSLGSGRLSTAITLLPLEEGRTTIGTATTDIILQGPGLAPQHCYIENAAGMLTLHPCGNACAIDGVPLRRPMRLTQGCTICLGQATFLRFNHPAEAKWMKSMIPAGGRSPPALYGLPAKPEALVNGSRQPPEHGCPSHSSLVSSIEKDLQDIMDSLVLEEPVSPAGKKPPARGQSPLSPVVNGGGRCLLSPPPSPGATSGGSSYENFSPLSSPASSGGYTSPSPSSQEQGPAVPPLVPLRSSSYNHAVQPPPMRGGGPGDPWPAERLGEHRAGSPRLTPRAAPWPRAALQERPPSPFREPREPLTPGRQHPSRAVPETRLQPPESPRAARRNMESMRELPPLSPSLSRRAASPRVVPDAPSPQPRLGREVPGSPRTRRKGLEEPRGTSSLSPPLPADTPPCRPSFSACLSPAYGLGSTAVPSPRQSPRGPRKPLGDPRLPAGPRERKNSITEISDNEDELLEYHRRQRQERVREQEMERLERQRLETILNLCAEYTKTDSTEPGDVHRLLAGDVDAGRWVPRGAVALGHAAEELRQRESLERSDEENLKEECSSTESTHHEHEELAGPRAKEAQRLEEERASVLGRLDQLKGRVKELEQQLQEMSREAEMERALLQGERESEAARLRQEQEAVQQLQEKLSSLDASIRKERDKERAKVDAERKELEQLRVLYHELKSHLDKCPESMREQLREQMRREAEVLETEAKLFEDLEFQQLERESRLEEEREARGQQLLQSRAECHRSIARRKERVAALDAQAAQIRLQSAQEAEHLARERNSILQLLQKEKEKLVSLERRYQLVTGGRSFPKMSSALREETLHISEPYELLEGTKPLSPLPAAAASLASPAACSYPRAHEVYRAKTEGDAGVLTPRMKSGTPSSSQLNLSVLGRSPSPKPSACRPAQGPPTPAGSLPHNLVATLQDIETKRQLALQQKAEPLPAEPLQPGKLPGQQVIEEQKRRLAELKQKAAAEAQSQWEALHGQPPFPTAFPRLVHHSILHHHRPHGGGPRAEELDHAYDTLSLESSDSMETSISTGNNSACSPDNISSASGMEAGKIEEMEKMLKEAHAEKSRLMESREREMELRRQALEDERRRREQLERRLQDETTRRQKLVEKEVKLREKHFSQARPLTRYLPIRKEDFDLRLHIESSGHSVDTCYHVILTEKMCKGYLVKMGGKIKSWKKRWFVFDRMKRTLSYYVDKHETKLKGVIYFQAIEEVYYDHLRSAAKSPNPALTFCVKTHDRLYYMVAPSAEAMRIWMDVIVTGAEGYTQFMN from the exons ATGGTCACCTGGATGTGCTGTTTCTTCTGGCAGCAGCCTGTGTCCGAGAGCGCCCGGCATCTCCGAGCGGGCACCATGGAGGCATCCAGCAGGACCCCTGCCAGCCCGACCTGCAGAGTCCAGACCATCATCCAG aaCAGCCCCCTGGACCTGATCGACACAGGCAAGGGGCTGAAGGTGCAGACAGAGAAGCCACATCTGGTGAGCCTGGGCAGCGGCCGGCTCAGCACCGCCATCACGCTCCTGCCCCTGGAGGAAG GGAGGACCACCATTGGCACGGCCACGACGGACATCATCCTGCAGGGCCCTGGGCtggctccccagcactgctacATCGAGAACGCAGCGGGGATGCTCACCCTGCACCCCTGTGGCAATGCCTGTGCCATCGATGGCGTGCCGCTGCGGCGGCCCATGCGCCTCACCCAAG GGTGCACCATCTGCCTGGGCCAGGCCACCTTCCTCCGCTTCAACCACCCTGCTGAGGCCAAGTGGATGAAGAGCATGATCCCAGCGGGGGGCAGGAGCCCACCGGCTCTCTACGGGCTGCCAGCAA AGCCCGAGGCCCTGGTGAATGGTAGCCGCCAGCCGCCAGAGCACGGGTGTCCCAGCCACAGCTCCCTTGTCAGCTCCATTGAGAAGGACCTGCAGGACATCATGGACTCGCTGGTGCTGGAGGAGCCGGTGTCTCCCGCTGGCAAGAAGCCCCCTGCCCGTGGCCAGTCCCCCCTGTCCCCTGTAGTGAATGGGGGTGGGCGCTGCCTCCTGTCCCCGCCACCCAGCCCTGGAGCCACGTCGGGGGGCTCCAGCTATGAGAACTTCTCCCCGCTCTCCTCTCCGGCCAGCAGTGGTGGCTACACCAGCCCCTCgcccagcagccaggagcagggtcCAGCCGTGCCACCCCTTGTCCCACTCCGCTCCTCCAGCTACAACCATGCCGTGCAGCCACCCCCCATGCGTGGCGGGGGACCCGGCGACCCTTGGCCAGCTGAGCGGCTTGGGGAACACCGGGCAGGCAGCCCCCGGCTGACCCccagagcagccccatggccacgagcagccctgcaggagcGACCTCCCAGCCCCTTCCGGGAGCCACGGGAACCCCTGACCCCTGGCCGGCAGCACCCCAGCAGGGCAGTCCCGGAGACCCGGCTGCAACCCCCTGAGAGCCCGCGGGCAGCCCGGAGGAACATGGAGAGCATGCGGGAGCTGCCCCCGCTGAGCCCATCCCTGTCACGCCGGGCTGCCAGCCCCCGGGTGGTCCCCGACGCCCCGTCCCCGCAGCCTCGGCTGGGCAGGGAGGTGCCTGGCAGTCCCCGCACCCGGCGCAAGGGCCTGGAGGAGCCACGAGGCACCAGCAGCCTCTCGCCCCCACTGCCGGCAGACACCCCACCATGCCGCCCCAGCTTCAGCGCCTGCCTGAGCCCGGCGTACGGGCTGGGCTCCACGGCCGTGCCCTCGCCCCGGCAGAGTCCCCGTGGCCCTAGGAAGCCCCTGGGGGACCCACGGCTGCCAGCAGGGCCGCGGGAGCGCAAGAACAGCATCACTGAGATCAGCGACAATGAGGACGAGCTGCTGGAGTACCACCGGCGGCAGAGGCAGGAGCGGGTGCgggagcaggagatggagcGCCTG GAGCGGCAGCGCCTGGAGACCATCCTGAACCTCTGCGCCGAGTACACCAAGACAGACAGCACCGAGCCGGGTGACGTGCACCGGCTCCTGGCTGGTGACGTGGATGCTGGCCGGTGGGTGCCCAGGGGTGCCGTGGCTCTGGGCCatgctgctgaggagctgcGGCAGAGGGAGAGCCTGGAGAGGTCAGATGAGGAGAACCTGAAGGAGGAGTGCAGCAGCACCGAGAGCACCCACCATGAG CACGAGGAGCTGGCGGGTCCCCGGGCCAAGGAGGCGCAGCGGCTGGAGGAGGAGCGCGCCAGCGTGCTTGGCCGCCTGGACCAGCTCAAGGGCCGTGtcaaggagctggagcagcagctgcaggagatgtCGCGGGAG GCAGAGATGGAGCGGGCGCTGCTGCAGGGCGAGCGTGAGTCGGAGGCAGCACGGTTGcggcaggagcaggaggcagtgcagcagctgcaggagaagctcTCCAGCCTGGATGCCAGCATCCGGAAGGAGCGGGACAAG GAAAGGGCAAAGGTTGATGCTGAAAGGAAGGAGCTAGAGCAACTCCGGGTGCTTTACCATGAGTTGAAGAGTCACCTTGATAAGTGCCCTGAGTCAATGCGGGAGCAGTTGCGGGAGCAGATGCGAAGG GAGGCGGAGGTGCTGGAGACAGAGGCCAAGCTGTTTGAGGACCTGGAGTTCCAGCAGCTGGAGCGGGAGAGCCGCCTCGAGGAGGAGCGCGAGGCGCGGggtcagcagctcctgcagagccGGGCTGAGTGCCACCGCAGCATCGCCCGCAGGAAG GAGCGGGTGGCTGCCCTGGATGCCCAGGCTGCCCAGATCCGGCTGCAGAGTGCCCAGGAGGCCGAGCACCTGGCCAGGGAGAGGAACAgcatcctgcagctcctgcagaag GAGAAGGAGAAACTCGTGTCTCTGGAGAGGCGATATCAGCTCGTCACAGGTGGCAGGAGCTTCCCCAAAATGTCTTCAGCTCTCAGAGAG GAGACCCTCCATATCTCAGAGCCTTATGAGCTGTTGGAGGGAACTAAGCCCCTGAGccccctgccagcagcagctgcctccttAGCTTCTCCTGCCGCCTGCTCCTACCCCAGGGCACACGAG GTCTATCGTGCCAAGACGGAAGGTGACGCTGGTGTCCTTACCCCTCGGATGAAAAGTGGGACCCCCTCATCCTCGCAGCTGAACCTCTCTGTGCTGGGGCGCAGCCCCTCGCCCAAG cccagTGCCTGCCGTCCTGCCCAGGGCCCCCCGACCCCAGCGGGCAGCCTGCCCCACAACCTGGTGGCCACGCTGCAGGACATCGAGACCAAGCGCCAGCTGGCCCTGCAGCAGAAGG CCGAGCCGCTCCCAGCAGAGCCCTTGCAGCCAGGCAAGCTACCAG GTCAGCAGGTGATTGAGGAGCAGAAGCGGCGGCTGgcagagctgaagcagaaagcagccgCCGAGGCTCAGTCTCAGTGGGAAGCCCTGCATGGGCAGCCCCCTTTCCCCACCGCCTTCCCCCGACTCGTGCATCACTCCATCCTCCATCACCACCGTCCCCATGGCGGTGGGCCCCGAGCCGAGGAGCTGGACCACGCATATGACACCCTCAGCCTGGAGAGCTCTGACAGCATGGAGACCAGCATCTCCACCGGCAACAACTCTGCCTGCTCGCCTGACAACATCTCCAG TGCCAGTGGCATGGAGGCAGGGAAGATCgaggagatggagaagatgCTGAAGGAGGCACACGCGGAGAAGTCGCGGCTGATGGAGTCCCGG GAGCGGGAGATGGAGCTGCGACGGCAGGCGCTGGAGGATGAGCGCCGGCGCCGGGAGCAGCTGGAGCGGCGGCTGCAGGACGAGACCACGCGGCGGCAGAAGCTGGTGGAGAAGGAGGTCAAGCTGCGTGAGAAGCACTTCTCGCAG gctCGTCCCCTGACGCGGTACCTCCCCATCCGCAAAGAGGATTTTGACCTGCGGCTGCACATCGAGTCCTCGGGCCACAGCGTGGACACCTGCTACCACGTCATCCTAACAGAGAAGATGTGCAAGGGCTACCTGGTCAAGATGGGTGGCAAGATCAAGTCTTGGAAGAAACGCTGGTTTGTCTTCGACCGCATGAAGCGCACCCTTTCCTACTATGTGG ATAAACATGAGACGAAGCTGAAGGGCGTCATCTACTTCCAAGCCATTGAAGAGGTTTACTACGACCACCTCCGCAGCGCTGCAAAG AGCCCCAACCCCGCACTCACCTTCTGTGTCAAGACGCACGACCGCCTCTACTACATGGTGGCCCCCTCGGCCGAGGCCATGCGCATCTGGATGGACGTCATTGTCACGGGGGCAGAGGGCTACACCCAGTTCATGAACTGA
- the PHLDB1 gene encoding pleckstrin homology-like domain family B member 1 isoform X14: MVTWMCCFFWQQPVSESARHLRAGTMEASSRTPASPTCRVQTIIQNSPLDLIDTGKGLKVQTEKPHLVSLGSGRLSTAITLLPLEEGRTTIGTATTDIILQGPGLAPQHCYIENAAGMLTLHPCGNACAIDGVPLRRPMRLTQGCTICLGQATFLRFNHPAEAKWMKSMIPAGGRSPPALYGLPAKPEALVNGSRQPPEHGCPSHSSLVSSIEKDLQDIMDSLVLEEPVSPAGKKPPARGQSPLSPVVNGGGRCLLSPPPSPGATSGGSSYENFSPLSSPASSGGYTSPSPSSQEQGPAVPPLVPLRSSSYNHAVQPPPMRGGGPGDPWPAERLGEHRAGSPRLTPRAAPWPRAALQERPPSPFREPREPLTPGRQHPSRAVPETRLQPPESPRAARRNMESMRELPPLSPSLSRRAASPRVVPDAPSPQPRLGREVPGSPRTRRKGLEEPRGTSSLSPPLPADTPPCRPSFSACLSPAYGLGSTAVPSPRQSPRGPRKPLGDPRLPAGPRERKNSITEISDNEDELLEYHRRQRQERVREQEMERLERQRLETILNLCAEYTKTDSTEPGDVHRLLAGDVDAGRWVPRGAVALGHAAEELRQRESLERSDEENLKEECSSTESTHHEHEELAGPRAKEAQRLEEERASVLGRLDQLKGRVKELEQQLQEMSREAEMERALLQGERESEAARLRQEQEAVQQLQEKLSSLDASIRKERDKERAKVDAERKELEQLRVLYHELKSHLDKCPESMREQLREQMRREAEVLETEAKLFEDLEFQQLERESRLEEEREARGQQLLQSRAECHRSIARRKERVAALDAQAAQIRLQSAQEAEHLARERNSILQLLQKEKEKLVSLERRYQLVTGGRSFPKMSSALREVYRAKTEGDAGVLTPRMKSGTPSSSQLNLSVLGRSPSPKGPPTPAGSLPHNLVATLQDIETKRQLALQQKGQQVIEEQKRRLAELKQKAAAEAQSQWEALHGQPPFPTAFPRLVHHSILHHHRPHGGGPRAEELDHAYDTLSLESSDSMETSISTGNNSACSPDNISSASGMEAGKIEEMEKMLKEAHAEKSRLMESREREMELRRQALEDERRRREQLERRLQDETTRRQKLVEKEVKLREKHFSQARPLTRYLPIRKEDFDLRLHIESSGHSVDTCYHVILTEKMCKGYLVKMGGKIKSWKKRWFVFDRMKRTLSYYVDKHETKLKGVIYFQAIEEVYYDHLRSAAKSPNPALTFCVKTHDRLYYMVAPSAEAMRIWMDVIVTGAEGYTQFMN; this comes from the exons ATGGTCACCTGGATGTGCTGTTTCTTCTGGCAGCAGCCTGTGTCCGAGAGCGCCCGGCATCTCCGAGCGGGCACCATGGAGGCATCCAGCAGGACCCCTGCCAGCCCGACCTGCAGAGTCCAGACCATCATCCAG aaCAGCCCCCTGGACCTGATCGACACAGGCAAGGGGCTGAAGGTGCAGACAGAGAAGCCACATCTGGTGAGCCTGGGCAGCGGCCGGCTCAGCACCGCCATCACGCTCCTGCCCCTGGAGGAAG GGAGGACCACCATTGGCACGGCCACGACGGACATCATCCTGCAGGGCCCTGGGCtggctccccagcactgctacATCGAGAACGCAGCGGGGATGCTCACCCTGCACCCCTGTGGCAATGCCTGTGCCATCGATGGCGTGCCGCTGCGGCGGCCCATGCGCCTCACCCAAG GGTGCACCATCTGCCTGGGCCAGGCCACCTTCCTCCGCTTCAACCACCCTGCTGAGGCCAAGTGGATGAAGAGCATGATCCCAGCGGGGGGCAGGAGCCCACCGGCTCTCTACGGGCTGCCAGCAA AGCCCGAGGCCCTGGTGAATGGTAGCCGCCAGCCGCCAGAGCACGGGTGTCCCAGCCACAGCTCCCTTGTCAGCTCCATTGAGAAGGACCTGCAGGACATCATGGACTCGCTGGTGCTGGAGGAGCCGGTGTCTCCCGCTGGCAAGAAGCCCCCTGCCCGTGGCCAGTCCCCCCTGTCCCCTGTAGTGAATGGGGGTGGGCGCTGCCTCCTGTCCCCGCCACCCAGCCCTGGAGCCACGTCGGGGGGCTCCAGCTATGAGAACTTCTCCCCGCTCTCCTCTCCGGCCAGCAGTGGTGGCTACACCAGCCCCTCgcccagcagccaggagcagggtcCAGCCGTGCCACCCCTTGTCCCACTCCGCTCCTCCAGCTACAACCATGCCGTGCAGCCACCCCCCATGCGTGGCGGGGGACCCGGCGACCCTTGGCCAGCTGAGCGGCTTGGGGAACACCGGGCAGGCAGCCCCCGGCTGACCCccagagcagccccatggccacgagcagccctgcaggagcGACCTCCCAGCCCCTTCCGGGAGCCACGGGAACCCCTGACCCCTGGCCGGCAGCACCCCAGCAGGGCAGTCCCGGAGACCCGGCTGCAACCCCCTGAGAGCCCGCGGGCAGCCCGGAGGAACATGGAGAGCATGCGGGAGCTGCCCCCGCTGAGCCCATCCCTGTCACGCCGGGCTGCCAGCCCCCGGGTGGTCCCCGACGCCCCGTCCCCGCAGCCTCGGCTGGGCAGGGAGGTGCCTGGCAGTCCCCGCACCCGGCGCAAGGGCCTGGAGGAGCCACGAGGCACCAGCAGCCTCTCGCCCCCACTGCCGGCAGACACCCCACCATGCCGCCCCAGCTTCAGCGCCTGCCTGAGCCCGGCGTACGGGCTGGGCTCCACGGCCGTGCCCTCGCCCCGGCAGAGTCCCCGTGGCCCTAGGAAGCCCCTGGGGGACCCACGGCTGCCAGCAGGGCCGCGGGAGCGCAAGAACAGCATCACTGAGATCAGCGACAATGAGGACGAGCTGCTGGAGTACCACCGGCGGCAGAGGCAGGAGCGGGTGCgggagcaggagatggagcGCCTG GAGCGGCAGCGCCTGGAGACCATCCTGAACCTCTGCGCCGAGTACACCAAGACAGACAGCACCGAGCCGGGTGACGTGCACCGGCTCCTGGCTGGTGACGTGGATGCTGGCCGGTGGGTGCCCAGGGGTGCCGTGGCTCTGGGCCatgctgctgaggagctgcGGCAGAGGGAGAGCCTGGAGAGGTCAGATGAGGAGAACCTGAAGGAGGAGTGCAGCAGCACCGAGAGCACCCACCATGAG CACGAGGAGCTGGCGGGTCCCCGGGCCAAGGAGGCGCAGCGGCTGGAGGAGGAGCGCGCCAGCGTGCTTGGCCGCCTGGACCAGCTCAAGGGCCGTGtcaaggagctggagcagcagctgcaggagatgtCGCGGGAG GCAGAGATGGAGCGGGCGCTGCTGCAGGGCGAGCGTGAGTCGGAGGCAGCACGGTTGcggcaggagcaggaggcagtgcagcagctgcaggagaagctcTCCAGCCTGGATGCCAGCATCCGGAAGGAGCGGGACAAG GAAAGGGCAAAGGTTGATGCTGAAAGGAAGGAGCTAGAGCAACTCCGGGTGCTTTACCATGAGTTGAAGAGTCACCTTGATAAGTGCCCTGAGTCAATGCGGGAGCAGTTGCGGGAGCAGATGCGAAGG GAGGCGGAGGTGCTGGAGACAGAGGCCAAGCTGTTTGAGGACCTGGAGTTCCAGCAGCTGGAGCGGGAGAGCCGCCTCGAGGAGGAGCGCGAGGCGCGGggtcagcagctcctgcagagccGGGCTGAGTGCCACCGCAGCATCGCCCGCAGGAAG GAGCGGGTGGCTGCCCTGGATGCCCAGGCTGCCCAGATCCGGCTGCAGAGTGCCCAGGAGGCCGAGCACCTGGCCAGGGAGAGGAACAgcatcctgcagctcctgcagaag GAGAAGGAGAAACTCGTGTCTCTGGAGAGGCGATATCAGCTCGTCACAGGTGGCAGGAGCTTCCCCAAAATGTCTTCAGCTCTCAGAGAG GTCTATCGTGCCAAGACGGAAGGTGACGCTGGTGTCCTTACCCCTCGGATGAAAAGTGGGACCCCCTCATCCTCGCAGCTGAACCTCTCTGTGCTGGGGCGCAGCCCCTCGCCCAAG GGCCCCCCGACCCCAGCGGGCAGCCTGCCCCACAACCTGGTGGCCACGCTGCAGGACATCGAGACCAAGCGCCAGCTGGCCCTGCAGCAGAAGG GTCAGCAGGTGATTGAGGAGCAGAAGCGGCGGCTGgcagagctgaagcagaaagcagccgCCGAGGCTCAGTCTCAGTGGGAAGCCCTGCATGGGCAGCCCCCTTTCCCCACCGCCTTCCCCCGACTCGTGCATCACTCCATCCTCCATCACCACCGTCCCCATGGCGGTGGGCCCCGAGCCGAGGAGCTGGACCACGCATATGACACCCTCAGCCTGGAGAGCTCTGACAGCATGGAGACCAGCATCTCCACCGGCAACAACTCTGCCTGCTCGCCTGACAACATCTCCAG TGCCAGTGGCATGGAGGCAGGGAAGATCgaggagatggagaagatgCTGAAGGAGGCACACGCGGAGAAGTCGCGGCTGATGGAGTCCCGG GAGCGGGAGATGGAGCTGCGACGGCAGGCGCTGGAGGATGAGCGCCGGCGCCGGGAGCAGCTGGAGCGGCGGCTGCAGGACGAGACCACGCGGCGGCAGAAGCTGGTGGAGAAGGAGGTCAAGCTGCGTGAGAAGCACTTCTCGCAG gctCGTCCCCTGACGCGGTACCTCCCCATCCGCAAAGAGGATTTTGACCTGCGGCTGCACATCGAGTCCTCGGGCCACAGCGTGGACACCTGCTACCACGTCATCCTAACAGAGAAGATGTGCAAGGGCTACCTGGTCAAGATGGGTGGCAAGATCAAGTCTTGGAAGAAACGCTGGTTTGTCTTCGACCGCATGAAGCGCACCCTTTCCTACTATGTGG ATAAACATGAGACGAAGCTGAAGGGCGTCATCTACTTCCAAGCCATTGAAGAGGTTTACTACGACCACCTCCGCAGCGCTGCAAAG AGCCCCAACCCCGCACTCACCTTCTGTGTCAAGACGCACGACCGCCTCTACTACATGGTGGCCCCCTCGGCCGAGGCCATGCGCATCTGGATGGACGTCATTGTCACGGGGGCAGAGGGCTACACCCAGTTCATGAACTGA